The following nucleotide sequence is from Pseudomonas sp. RC10.
CATCTGATGTCGCCTTTGTTCGATTGTGAGTGAATGAACTGTACGCCCCCGCTTCTTTGATGTACATCCGTGTACATTCGAATGACGCTGTGTCAATCACCCCGCATCTGGCGCGCTTATGCAGTCCGACTCTCCCCCTCCAGCAGCGCCGCTAAAAGAAGAGCCCTCGAAGAAGGTCAAAGGCTACCGACGCCTGATTCCTTCAATGACGGCGCTGCTGGTGTTCGAGGCTGTCGCCCGGCTCAGCAGCTTCACCCTCGCCGCGCAGGAATTGGGGGTGACGCAAGCGGCGGTCAGCAAGCAGATTCGCTTTCTCGAAGAAACCCTCGGCACGCGCCTGTTCCATCGCTTGCACCGGGCGATCAAGCTGACCAGCGAGGGCTACACGCTGTTTTCGGTGACGTCCGAATCTTTGCAACGGGTCGCGGGGGTGTTCGACAAGATTCACGAAGGCATCAGCGAGCAGGAAATCGTCCTCGCCAGCACTTCGGCATTTTCCCAGCTGCGGATTCTGCCGCGCCTGGGCACCTTGCGACGGGAGCAACCGAACCTGCATTTGCGGTTGGTCACCCACATGCTCACCCCGGATTTGCGCAGCGATGACATTGACCTGGCCGTGCGTTACGGCGACGGCAAATGGGACGACGGCACGTCGATTTTTCTGCTCGACGAAGAGGTGTTCCCAGTGTGTTCGCCGGGGTGGCTCGCGACCCACACCGCGCCAGTTTCGGC
It contains:
- a CDS encoding LysR substrate-binding domain-containing protein, translating into MQSDSPPPAAPLKEEPSKKVKGYRRLIPSMTALLVFEAVARLSSFTLAAQELGVTQAAVSKQIRFLEETLGTRLFHRLHRAIKLTSEGYTLFSVTSESLQRVAGVFDKIHEGISEQEIVLASTSAFSQLRILPRLGTLRREQPNLHLRLVTHMLTPDLRSDDIDLAVRYGDGKWDDGTSIFLLDEEVFPVCSPGWLATHTAPVSAEDFMHVELIDSDATLEGWMTWNGWFKALGDERPRLKYALRCSSYTDTIQAALQGHGVALGWNRLLEPLLARGDLVRLTSYVVRPKDAYYVVVPNGRKATPLVQGLVEWLRGDA